Proteins co-encoded in one Opitutus terrae PB90-1 genomic window:
- a CDS encoding NAD(P)/FAD-dependent oxidoreductase translates to MNEPALSPQAPGRVRDAVFWFESSTPPLLPLHGEKTAEAVVIGGGMMGLMCARTLAARGIDVALVEANTCGGEASGRSSGIITPDSELEFQDLVQHFGKERAPQLWRFADGGARLIEAAIRESGIACDFQPHDALYLASSSGAADTVREEQAARQAAGFKSTIISREALPGMLRGSGYFAGLRFSGTFGIDGHAGCAGLRRALLESGVRVFEQSRVTDISAKGAETAAGSIRAQHVFVCTDRLLPSLGLARRELYHVQTFVGITTPLDERTIAELFPAGPVMVWDTDLIYHYFRLTGDRRLLVGGGTLLTTYAAHEQHRPDWAARQLSRFLSQHFPWLRVRFEAAWPGLIGISKDFAPVIGRRGDAWNVHFAGGAAGLPWAAALGRYLAEKVLDGRDELDVLLSSERKFPIGPAVQRITGRRAAFALSHGLMKLGAG, encoded by the coding sequence ATGAACGAACCCGCCTTATCCCCTCAAGCGCCCGGTCGCGTGCGCGACGCGGTTTTCTGGTTCGAATCCAGCACGCCACCATTGCTTCCCTTGCACGGAGAAAAGACTGCGGAGGCGGTCGTCATTGGCGGCGGCATGATGGGACTGATGTGCGCTCGCACGCTGGCCGCGCGCGGCATCGACGTGGCGCTCGTGGAGGCCAACACCTGCGGCGGCGAAGCCAGCGGGCGCTCGTCCGGCATCATCACGCCGGACTCCGAGCTCGAATTTCAGGACCTCGTGCAGCACTTCGGCAAGGAACGCGCTCCGCAACTCTGGCGGTTCGCCGACGGCGGCGCGCGATTGATCGAGGCCGCGATCCGCGAGTCCGGCATCGCGTGTGATTTTCAGCCGCATGATGCGCTCTACCTCGCATCCAGCTCCGGAGCGGCAGACACCGTTCGCGAAGAGCAGGCCGCGAGGCAGGCAGCGGGCTTCAAGAGCACGATCATCTCGCGCGAGGCACTGCCCGGCATGCTGCGTGGCAGCGGCTACTTCGCGGGTCTGCGGTTCTCCGGCACTTTCGGGATCGACGGTCACGCGGGTTGCGCCGGGCTACGGCGCGCGCTGCTCGAAAGCGGCGTCCGCGTATTCGAGCAGAGTCGCGTGACGGACATCTCGGCGAAAGGCGCGGAGACGGCCGCGGGATCGATTCGCGCGCAGCACGTATTCGTTTGCACCGATCGACTGCTCCCGAGTCTCGGGCTCGCTCGCCGCGAGCTGTATCACGTGCAGACGTTCGTCGGCATCACCACGCCGCTCGACGAGCGCACGATCGCGGAGCTGTTTCCCGCCGGACCGGTGATGGTCTGGGACACCGACCTGATCTATCACTATTTTCGGCTGACCGGGGATCGCCGGCTGCTGGTTGGCGGCGGCACGCTGCTGACAACCTATGCCGCACACGAACAGCACCGGCCCGACTGGGCCGCGCGCCAACTCTCACGGTTCCTGTCACAGCATTTCCCGTGGCTGCGCGTGCGGTTCGAAGCGGCGTGGCCGGGGCTGATCGGGATCAGCAAGGATTTCGCCCCGGTGATTGGCCGTCGTGGCGACGCGTGGAACGTGCATTTCGCGGGCGGCGCGGCGGGACTCCCGTGGGCGGCGGCGCTCGGCCGCTATCTCGCGGAAAAGGTCCTTGATGGCCGCGACGAACTCGACGTCCTGCTCAGCAGCGAGCGCAAGTTTCCGATCGGCCCGGCGGTGCAGCGCATCACCGGCCGCCGCGCGGCCTTCGCGCTTTCCCACGGGCTGATGAAACTTGGGGCCGGATAA
- a CDS encoding DUF4253 domain-containing protein — MSVPGAEAVVAWRRYQTEWRKEGASAVVLGDADELKIRADLLASEPVQVSALLSAAANTTAAAFFRAREAEYIENELVVEPGQWPASAVPPSPLTAHTDVGSGQPKPVVYLAKIPTPHTWEVPAYLNAGGWNDCPDPASQVAVLKYWHDKHGAEIYSLTGDVLECLVTRPPSTRQAALALAQEQFLFCADVVHQGTESIEVLAATLLNSEVWYFWWD, encoded by the coding sequence GTGAGCGTTCCCGGCGCCGAGGCGGTGGTAGCGTGGCGTCGCTACCAGACCGAGTGGCGCAAGGAAGGCGCGTCGGCGGTCGTGCTGGGCGATGCCGATGAGCTGAAGATTCGCGCTGACTTGCTCGCGTCCGAGCCCGTGCAAGTCTCCGCGCTCCTGAGCGCCGCGGCGAATACGACGGCAGCGGCGTTCTTCCGCGCGCGGGAAGCCGAATACATCGAGAACGAGCTGGTGGTCGAACCCGGCCAATGGCCCGCCAGCGCGGTGCCGCCCTCGCCACTCACGGCGCATACCGATGTCGGTTCGGGCCAGCCCAAGCCGGTGGTCTACCTCGCGAAGATTCCAACCCCTCACACCTGGGAGGTTCCCGCTTACCTCAATGCCGGCGGCTGGAACGACTGCCCCGATCCCGCGAGCCAGGTCGCCGTGCTCAAATACTGGCACGACAAACATGGCGCCGAGATCTATTCGCTGACCGGGGACGTACTCGAGTGTCTCGTCACTCGCCCGCCGTCGACGCGCCAGGCCGCCCTCGCACTCGCCCAGGAACAATTTCTCTTCTGCGCCGACGTCGTGCACCAAGGGACAGAATCGATCGAGGTTCTCGCGGCCACGCTCCTGAATTCCGAAGTCTGGTATTTTTGGTGGGACTGA
- a CDS encoding DUF72 domain-containing protein, translating into MDVHIGCSGWFYSHWRGIFYPPQEPTTKLWFGYYANVFRTVELNAPFYRWPTPATVRRWKRDAPPGFVYSVKVNQTITHQRRLVRTRKLIESFYAIAETLGEKMGCFLFQFPPSYHYTPARLKSLLAQLDPARRSVVEFRHKSWWRDAVYRAFAQRRLIFCAVSAPRLPETFPSHQEILYVRFSGKTRWYRHDYSAEELAVWADRIRASGAKEAWIYFNNDRQGFAIKNALVLRRLLRAKR; encoded by the coding sequence ATGGATGTGCACATCGGCTGCTCGGGTTGGTTCTACTCTCATTGGCGAGGCATCTTTTATCCGCCGCAGGAACCCACGACGAAGCTCTGGTTCGGCTACTACGCGAACGTCTTCCGCACGGTGGAACTGAACGCCCCGTTTTACCGCTGGCCCACGCCCGCGACCGTCCGCCGCTGGAAACGGGACGCACCGCCCGGTTTCGTGTATTCCGTGAAGGTCAACCAGACGATCACGCACCAGCGCCGGCTCGTTCGTACCCGGAAGTTGATCGAATCGTTTTACGCGATCGCCGAAACTCTCGGCGAGAAGATGGGCTGCTTCCTGTTTCAATTCCCGCCGAGCTACCACTACACGCCCGCCCGCCTCAAGAGCCTCCTGGCGCAACTCGATCCGGCTCGCCGCTCCGTCGTGGAGTTCCGACACAAGAGCTGGTGGCGCGACGCGGTGTATCGCGCGTTCGCGCAGCGACGACTGATCTTCTGTGCCGTCAGCGCTCCTCGGTTGCCCGAGACCTTTCCGTCCCATCAGGAGATTCTTTATGTCCGATTTAGCGGCAAGACGCGCTGGTATCGGCACGACTATTCTGCCGAGGAGTTGGCGGTGTGGGCCGACCGGATTCGCGCTTCCGGCGCGAAGGAAGCGTGGATTTACTTCAACAACGACCGGCAGGGCTTCGCGATCAAGAACGCGCTTGTCCTTCGCCGTTTGCTGCGCGCCAAACGTTGA
- a CDS encoding DUF1294 domain-containing protein — protein sequence MNQLTGRIVAWDRQKRYGFVEADGRRVFLHIRDFAEVHKQPELGDEIVFTLGTDAKGRSCATQAVHRHDGGRLRPIHFTILALLLVAPALAGWRLVGAARFGYVAGVAAFASAVMYFLYADDKQRARARAWRAPEYILHLFEFAGGWPGAFLAQQRLRHKCSKFRYQFVFWLIVAVHQYVAVDYLLDWRIAHHVVESVHALSR from the coding sequence ATGAATCAACTCACCGGTCGGATCGTCGCGTGGGATCGCCAAAAACGCTACGGATTTGTCGAGGCGGACGGCCGACGCGTGTTCCTACACATCCGCGATTTTGCCGAGGTGCACAAGCAACCCGAGCTCGGCGACGAAATCGTCTTCACCCTCGGCACCGACGCAAAGGGCCGATCCTGCGCGACGCAGGCCGTCCACCGCCACGATGGCGGCCGGCTCCGACCGATTCATTTCACGATCCTCGCGCTCTTGCTCGTAGCGCCTGCGCTCGCCGGTTGGCGGCTGGTTGGTGCGGCCCGGTTCGGTTACGTGGCTGGGGTCGCCGCGTTCGCCTCGGCGGTGATGTACTTCCTCTACGCCGACGACAAGCAGCGGGCCCGAGCTCGCGCGTGGCGGGCGCCGGAATACATCCTCCACCTGTTCGAGTTCGCCGGCGGTTGGCCCGGCGCCTTCCTCGCGCAGCAGCGGCTCCGACACAAGTGCTCGAAATTCCGCTACCAGTTCGTGTTCTGGCTGATCGTCGCCGTGCATCAGTACGTCGCAGTCGACTATCTGCTCGACTGGCGAATTGCCCATCACGTGGTCGAATCCGTGCACGCCCTGAGCCGATAG
- a CDS encoding Dabb family protein, with the protein MSLTSRRQFLATSALATAAAVSPSHAAGTSAMPKLVHHVFFWLKNPSSKEDLATLLAGIRSLGAIETIRSIHVGVPASTEKRDVVEASYSASELLLFDDVEGQNAYQAHPVHQKFVQDCSGLWSKVVVYDSVSVDVPAGSKP; encoded by the coding sequence ATGAGCCTTACCTCCCGCCGTCAGTTTCTCGCCACCTCTGCGCTCGCCACCGCCGCGGCCGTCTCGCCCTCCCACGCCGCCGGCACGTCCGCGATGCCGAAGCTGGTTCACCACGTTTTCTTTTGGCTGAAAAATCCGAGTTCGAAGGAGGACCTCGCGACGTTGCTGGCCGGAATCCGGTCGCTGGGCGCGATTGAGACCATCCGGTCCATCCATGTCGGCGTGCCAGCCAGCACCGAAAAGCGGGACGTCGTCGAGGCAAGCTACAGCGCGTCGGAACTGCTGCTCTTCGACGACGTGGAGGGACAAAACGCCTACCAAGCGCACCCCGTTCACCAAAAATTCGTCCAGGACTGTTCCGGGCTCTGGAGCAAGGTGGTGGTATACGACTCCGTCAGCGTCGACGTACCCGCGGGCAGCAAGCCATAG
- a CDS encoding PLP-dependent aminotransferase family protein, with protein sequence MIWLEFQRSGGGTLTKQLYDQLVTRILSGELAAGTRLPSSRELAAENRIARNIVVHVYEQLLAEGYVESREGSGTFVAKLNLPALPTRKAQPSLRRAASRDEVTPPRPSRHSPTPADLIAFASGVPDLARFPRALWLRCLQRASFYGDFADWGYTEPAGNPALRMEIAAHLRRAKDLDCTPEQVIVTAGTAHAIQLLCAALREFRTGALVEDPVVSFVPEILRRAGHAITPVPVDAHGLVVDALPARPKAGFVFVSPSHQFPLGGTLPIQRRLALLDYARRHDLFLVEDDYDSEFRFGGAPVSSLFRLDPRRAIHVGTFSKVLAPALRLGYLVLPVELLPAMHRTLEPMNPGTARIAQATLARFMHDGHLVRHVARMKKSYQRKMRALQRALEDAFADRVVVSGNTTGLHLAATFTGVKFDHAWRERMQASGVDCDTANDYAFAGARHSSMLVLGYGNLTVEQIAEGVRRLRGVIPA encoded by the coding sequence GTGATCTGGCTCGAATTCCAGCGCAGCGGCGGAGGCACGCTCACCAAGCAGCTCTACGATCAGCTCGTGACGCGGATCCTGTCCGGCGAGCTCGCCGCGGGCACGCGGCTGCCTTCGTCACGCGAGCTCGCAGCCGAAAACCGGATCGCCCGCAATATCGTGGTCCACGTTTACGAGCAACTGCTGGCCGAGGGCTATGTGGAGTCGCGCGAGGGCTCCGGCACGTTTGTGGCAAAGCTGAACCTGCCGGCGTTGCCGACGCGGAAAGCGCAACCCTCTCTGCGGCGTGCGGCGTCGCGCGACGAGGTCACGCCGCCCCGACCGAGCCGTCACTCGCCCACACCCGCCGATCTGATCGCCTTCGCCAGCGGCGTGCCGGATCTGGCGCGGTTTCCGCGGGCGTTGTGGCTGCGCTGCCTGCAGCGGGCATCGTTTTACGGCGATTTCGCCGACTGGGGCTACACTGAACCTGCGGGTAATCCCGCGCTCCGCATGGAAATCGCGGCGCATCTGCGCCGGGCCAAGGATCTCGACTGCACGCCAGAGCAGGTGATCGTCACGGCCGGCACGGCACACGCGATCCAGCTGCTGTGCGCGGCGCTGCGCGAGTTCCGCACCGGTGCGCTGGTCGAGGATCCGGTGGTGAGCTTCGTGCCCGAAATCCTGCGACGCGCCGGGCACGCGATCACTCCCGTGCCGGTCGACGCGCACGGGCTCGTCGTCGACGCTCTCCCCGCGCGGCCCAAAGCCGGTTTCGTATTCGTGTCGCCCTCGCACCAGTTTCCGCTCGGGGGCACGCTGCCGATCCAGCGCCGGCTCGCGCTGCTCGACTACGCGCGGCGGCACGATCTCTTCCTCGTCGAGGACGACTACGACAGCGAGTTCCGCTTTGGCGGTGCGCCCGTTAGCTCGCTGTTCCGGCTGGATCCGCGGCGCGCGATTCACGTCGGCACCTTCAGCAAGGTCCTCGCGCCCGCACTGCGGCTGGGCTATCTGGTGCTGCCGGTCGAGTTGCTGCCGGCGATGCACCGCACGCTCGAACCGATGAATCCCGGCACCGCCCGGATCGCGCAGGCGACGCTCGCGCGGTTTATGCACGACGGGCATCTGGTGCGCCACGTGGCGCGAATGAAGAAGAGCTATCAACGCAAGATGCGCGCGCTGCAACGAGCGCTGGAGGATGCGTTCGCCGATCGGGTCGTTGTCTCCGGCAACACGACGGGGCTGCATCTCGCGGCAACGTTTACCGGCGTTAAATTCGATCATGCCTGGCGCGAACGCATGCAGGCGAGCGGCGTGGATTGTGATACGGCCAACGACTACGCCTTCGCTGGCGCGCGTCACTCCAGCATGCTCGTACTGGGCTACGGCAACCTGACGGTGGAGCAGATTGCCGAAGGCGTCCGACGGCTGCGCGGAGTGATCCCGGCCTAA
- a CDS encoding DUF5602 domain-containing protein gives MKLVPCLRSLLAPAACFALAATASAQLHQTDATAVGSGWIRTYVEYTAGAPTRLGVRFDSAALSTLSSGAGSMTKLALPTEAPAPYNHVSVDWNPSGHPGPGYDAPHFDFHFYFETPEVVAGIPFNPAPPPVSPLFVAPGYVGDPIVVPQMGQHFLDSLSPEFGDPAAFTQTLIYGYHDGKMSFIEPMITLATLQAGGTHTLPVRAPAYVQTAGYYPTDYGFTVENGVYDVFLTGLHERAFVPVPEPATWAGGIALSLLVVGASARRLRQRSASASAG, from the coding sequence ATGAAGCTTGTCCCTTGTCTGCGTTCTCTCCTCGCGCCAGCCGCTTGCTTCGCGCTTGCGGCTACTGCCTCCGCCCAACTCCATCAGACCGATGCGACCGCCGTCGGCAGCGGCTGGATACGCACCTACGTGGAGTACACCGCCGGCGCTCCGACCCGGCTCGGCGTTCGCTTCGACTCGGCTGCACTCTCGACGTTGTCGAGCGGCGCCGGCTCGATGACGAAGCTGGCCCTGCCCACCGAGGCCCCGGCGCCTTACAATCATGTCAGCGTCGACTGGAATCCCAGCGGGCATCCGGGCCCTGGATATGATGCGCCTCATTTCGACTTCCATTTCTATTTTGAAACCCCGGAGGTGGTGGCCGGGATTCCGTTCAACCCGGCGCCGCCGCCGGTCTCGCCGCTGTTTGTGGCGCCCGGCTATGTCGGCGACCCGATTGTCGTGCCGCAAATGGGCCAGCATTTCCTTGACTCGCTGTCACCGGAATTCGGTGACCCGGCGGCGTTCACCCAGACTTTGATCTACGGCTACCACGACGGGAAAATGTCCTTCATCGAGCCGATGATCACCCTGGCGACGCTGCAAGCGGGTGGAACGCACACGCTCCCGGTCCGCGCGCCGGCCTACGTTCAGACGGCGGGTTATTATCCTACTGATTACGGCTTCACGGTGGAGAATGGGGTCTACGACGTGTTCCTGACCGGATTGCACGAACGTGCCTTCGTGCCCGTGCCTGAGCCGGCCACCTGGGCGGGTGGGATCGCGCTAAGTCTGCTGGTTGTCGGCGCGAGTGCGCGCCGCCTGCGTCAACGTTCGGCATCGGCGTCTGCGGGCTGA
- a CDS encoding low molecular weight protein tyrosine phosphatase family protein, translating into MKTKLLFLCSRNQWRSPTAEALLRGHARYEARSAGTENRARIKLTAGHVGWADMIFCIEKKHAARVRERFAGELGSKPLIVLRVSDDYRFMDAALVALLRSELSGHLDL; encoded by the coding sequence TTGAAGACCAAGCTGCTCTTCCTTTGCTCGCGCAACCAATGGCGCAGCCCGACGGCCGAAGCATTGCTCCGTGGGCACGCACGCTACGAAGCACGATCCGCTGGCACCGAGAACCGCGCACGGATTAAGTTGACCGCCGGCCACGTGGGATGGGCCGATATGATCTTCTGCATTGAAAAGAAACACGCCGCGCGCGTCCGGGAGCGATTTGCAGGAGAGCTCGGGTCGAAGCCGCTCATCGTGCTCCGCGTCTCTGACGACTACCGCTTCATGGACGCTGCGCTTGTGGCGTTATTGAGGTCTGAGCTGTCGGGGCATCTTGATCTCTGA
- a CDS encoding VF530 family DNA-binding protein yields the protein MPTASSNDPLHGITLEKLLTTLVAEFGWAELAQQVPVRCFLYDPSIKSSLTFLRKTPWARAKVEQLYVNWKGGS from the coding sequence ATGCCCACCGCTTCGTCCAACGACCCACTGCACGGGATCACGCTCGAGAAATTGCTGACCACGCTCGTCGCAGAGTTTGGCTGGGCCGAGCTGGCGCAGCAGGTGCCGGTGCGCTGCTTCCTCTACGATCCGAGCATCAAGTCCAGCCTCACGTTCCTGCGGAAAACGCCGTGGGCCCGCGCCAAAGTCGAACAGCTTTACGTGAACTGGAAGGGTGGATCATAG
- a CDS encoding tetratricopeptide repeat protein, with protein MKATRSLFFFVALGGLGFSVRLLAGDDALGDQLGTIQFEVSGSPEARDHVVRGTQLLHHMMYPEADRAFARAIAADPHCALAYWGRAMTLLHPLWPDAPTEAELRQGAEFIDRGLACPPATVREQDYLRTLAAYFGHDASAGHVPRLQALDVASGQLADRYPDDLDALAFSALFHLAPTRFQSKDKSHRVQLEAAAQLQRVLAKLPNHPGAQHYKIHAYDFPLLADRALEVCDTYGSVAPDVPHALHMPTHIYTRRGLWEKSIEFNRRSAEAARKLSQSAGALNAHETHALDYLVYAHLQRGQYAEAEKIRRYLATLTGPFSPVQLTATAFAFAAIPARCTLERQRWDEAAKLPLRQPAAFPWGRQYLQCDSIVRYARAIGAARSGQLDAARSEVAELQRVRQQLAASVGAAYWRSQAETQLLAAQAWVQWAEGKRDDAIASMRRAAEIEASTDKEAVTPGEVVPAGDLLGDLLLETGRSTEALAAFEAVLEASPNRFNSLYGAGLAAERSGNTVKAAKYYQQLLAVAVDADAGNARVNHARTVLSGSAVVTNDPR; from the coding sequence ATGAAAGCCACACGTTCCCTCTTCTTCTTCGTTGCGCTCGGCGGTCTCGGTTTCTCCGTCCGTCTCCTTGCCGGCGACGACGCTCTCGGCGATCAGCTCGGTACCATCCAGTTTGAGGTCAGCGGCTCACCTGAGGCGCGCGATCACGTGGTCCGTGGCACCCAGCTGCTGCATCACATGATGTATCCCGAGGCGGATCGTGCATTCGCCCGGGCCATCGCGGCCGACCCGCACTGCGCCTTGGCATACTGGGGCCGCGCCATGACCCTGTTGCATCCGCTCTGGCCTGACGCGCCGACCGAAGCGGAGCTGCGGCAAGGGGCGGAGTTCATCGACCGCGGGTTGGCCTGTCCACCCGCCACGGTTCGCGAACAGGATTATCTCCGGACGCTGGCCGCGTACTTTGGCCACGACGCGAGCGCCGGCCATGTGCCGCGGCTGCAGGCGCTGGACGTCGCGTCAGGCCAGCTGGCGGACCGTTATCCGGACGACCTCGACGCGCTCGCGTTCAGCGCTCTGTTCCACCTCGCGCCGACGCGGTTTCAGTCGAAGGACAAGTCGCATCGGGTGCAGCTCGAAGCCGCGGCGCAACTCCAGCGGGTGCTGGCCAAGTTGCCCAATCATCCCGGCGCGCAGCACTACAAGATCCATGCCTACGATTTTCCGCTGCTGGCGGATCGGGCGCTCGAGGTGTGCGACACCTACGGCTCCGTCGCGCCCGACGTGCCGCATGCGCTGCATATGCCGACGCATATCTACACGCGGCGCGGGCTGTGGGAGAAATCGATCGAGTTCAACCGCCGCTCCGCCGAAGCCGCACGCAAGCTGAGCCAGTCCGCCGGTGCGCTCAATGCCCACGAAACGCACGCGCTCGACTATCTCGTGTATGCGCATCTCCAGCGCGGCCAATACGCGGAGGCCGAAAAGATCCGCCGCTATCTCGCGACGCTGACGGGGCCCTTTTCGCCCGTGCAGCTGACCGCGACGGCCTTCGCGTTCGCGGCGATTCCGGCCCGGTGCACGCTGGAACGCCAGCGATGGGACGAAGCGGCAAAGCTCCCGCTGCGTCAGCCGGCGGCATTTCCCTGGGGCCGGCAGTATCTCCAATGCGATTCGATCGTTCGCTACGCCCGCGCGATCGGTGCGGCCCGCAGCGGGCAGCTCGACGCGGCGCGCAGCGAGGTGGCAGAGCTGCAGCGCGTGCGGCAGCAACTCGCTGCGTCGGTGGGTGCGGCTTATTGGCGTTCGCAGGCGGAAACGCAGCTCCTGGCCGCCCAAGCCTGGGTGCAGTGGGCGGAGGGGAAGCGCGATGATGCGATCGCTTCGATGCGCCGCGCGGCGGAAATCGAAGCGAGCACCGACAAGGAAGCCGTCACCCCCGGCGAGGTGGTGCCGGCGGGCGACCTGCTCGGCGATCTGCTGCTGGAAACCGGCCGCAGTACCGAGGCGCTCGCGGCATTTGAGGCTGTGCTCGAAGCGAGTCCTAATCGATTCAACAGTCTCTATGGAGCCGGGCTGGCCGCCGAACGCAGCGGCAACACCGTGAAGGCCGCGAAGTACTACCAGCAGTTGCTCGCCGTGGCCGTGGACGCCGATGCCGGCAACGCGCGCGTCAATCATGCGCGCACGGTCCTGAGCGGCAGCGCTGTCGTGACGAACGATCCGCGTTGA
- a CDS encoding glutathione S-transferase family protein: protein MNPRAQFEAEQVDGEFQRQEDAFREWISADGATGYPAVPGRYHLYVSLACPWATRVAMVRRLLGLESVIGMTVVDPVRDERGWAFRDGPGYSRDPVNGFAFLAEAYQATAPAFRGRYTVPVLWDAVTHRIVNNSEDDLCRMLHDAFREHRPAGVDLFPEEPRAEQDALSAFVYERVNNGVYRAGFATQQAVYERACRSLFAALDELEARLATRRYLFGDRIVETDWRLFNTLVRFDVVYHGHFKCNLRRIVDYPNLQGYLQDLYQQPGIAELVNFDHIKRHYYVTHTEINPTQIVPLGPVLDLAAPHGREMLKAQSTHRDHR, encoded by the coding sequence GTGAATCCTCGGGCACAATTCGAAGCGGAACAGGTCGACGGCGAATTCCAGCGGCAGGAAGACGCGTTTCGCGAGTGGATTTCCGCGGACGGCGCCACGGGATATCCCGCCGTGCCGGGTCGTTATCACCTGTATGTTTCGCTCGCATGTCCGTGGGCCACACGCGTGGCGATGGTCCGCCGGCTGCTCGGACTCGAATCGGTTATCGGGATGACCGTGGTCGATCCGGTGAGGGACGAACGCGGCTGGGCGTTTCGCGACGGGCCCGGCTACAGTCGTGATCCGGTTAACGGCTTCGCCTTTCTCGCGGAGGCATATCAGGCCACGGCGCCGGCGTTCCGCGGCCGCTATACGGTGCCGGTGCTGTGGGATGCCGTGACGCATCGGATCGTGAACAACTCCGAAGACGATCTCTGCCGGATGCTGCACGACGCGTTTCGCGAGCATCGCCCTGCCGGAGTGGATCTATTCCCCGAGGAGCCGCGCGCGGAGCAGGACGCGCTGTCTGCGTTTGTCTACGAGCGGGTCAATAACGGCGTGTATCGCGCTGGATTCGCCACCCAGCAGGCTGTTTACGAGCGGGCGTGCCGCTCGCTGTTTGCCGCGCTGGACGAACTCGAGGCTCGACTCGCCACTCGCCGCTACCTCTTCGGCGATCGGATCGTCGAAACCGACTGGCGGCTGTTCAACACGCTGGTCCGGTTCGACGTGGTCTACCACGGCCATTTCAAATGCAACCTCCGGCGGATCGTGGATTATCCGAACCTGCAGGGCTACTTGCAGGATCTGTATCAGCAGCCAGGCATCGCCGAGCTCGTGAACTTTGACCACATCAAGCGGCATTACTACGTGACGCACACCGAGATCAATCCGACGCAGATCGTTCCGCTCGGGCCAGTGCTGGATTTGGCGGCTCCGCACGGCCGGGAGATGTTGAAGGCACAAAGCACCCATCGCGATCACCGGTAG
- a CDS encoding PEP-CTERM sorting domain-containing protein (PEP-CTERM proteins occur, often in large numbers, in the proteomes of bacteria that also encode an exosortase, a predicted intramembrane cysteine proteinase. The presence of a PEP-CTERM domain at a protein's C-terminus predicts cleavage within the sorting domain, followed by covalent anchoring to some some component of the (usually Gram-negative) cell surface. Many PEP-CTERM proteins exhibit an unusual sequence composition that includes large numbers of potential glycosylation sites. Expression of one such protein has been shown restore the ability of a bacterium to form floc, a type of biofilm.) produces the protein MSSLVRLAAGVAVFVALIVSAQAQLLHVSFAGRASWGAPGENWFAPDELVFGETPVWIDIAYNPGLPAPPRHPDNVGRTFLPEDDPAGSDGYTFRVRFGNIDLTRPISSLGVADNGSFAMESFGNGHELDFQIFLAPPPPDLPLPTFIPENVTGNAGIVLFEHLPYDFPVDYGYLLVVIDRAIVTPVPEPSTYGAFGAALLGGAVWMSSRRRKRRATA, from the coding sequence ATGAGTTCGCTCGTCCGTCTTGCCGCCGGTGTGGCCGTATTCGTCGCGCTGATCGTCAGCGCCCAAGCCCAGTTGCTGCATGTGAGCTTCGCCGGCCGCGCCAGTTGGGGCGCGCCGGGCGAGAACTGGTTCGCGCCCGATGAATTGGTCTTCGGCGAAACGCCGGTGTGGATCGACATTGCCTACAACCCGGGACTCCCGGCACCGCCGCGGCATCCCGACAACGTCGGCCGCACGTTCCTGCCCGAGGACGATCCCGCCGGGTCGGACGGTTACACATTCCGCGTGCGGTTCGGCAACATCGACCTGACCCGGCCCATCTCGTCGCTGGGCGTGGCGGATAACGGCTCGTTCGCGATGGAGAGCTTTGGCAACGGACACGAACTCGACTTCCAGATCTTCCTCGCCCCGCCGCCTCCGGATCTCCCGCTGCCGACCTTCATCCCGGAAAACGTCACCGGCAACGCCGGGATCGTCCTGTTCGAACACCTGCCGTACGATTTTCCGGTCGATTACGGCTATCTGCTGGTCGTGATCGACCGCGCCATCGTCACGCCCGTGCCGGAGCCGTCGACCTACGGAGCCTTCGGCGCAGCACTGCTCGGCGGCGCCGTGTGGATGTCGTCGCGGCGACGAAAGCGGCGCGCTACTGCATGA